The region gtctatggagattgcatggtggtgtgctcgattttatacacctgtcagtaacggctgtcgctgaaatagccgaatacacTAATTCCAAGAATGTCcccatacttttggccatgtagtataTGTCCTGACTCCCCTTCCTTCCCCCTACTTTCCAAAAGTGCTGCTTTCAACTAAGATCAATAAAGGTCGATCCTGCAGTCTCTCCATCTCCAGACATGTAGCCAGTAGTGAGCAGCCACCGATCTCTCCACACCTTCACACTCACACTCAAAGAGTTGAATTCACAGTATTCTTACAGCATTTCTGAGTGACTATAAAGCTTTAATTGATGCATAGTGTTTGACACTTTTGTCCACTCTCTCCAGTGGAAACATTTGATGGGGATAAAACTGGGGTGGGTTGAGAGAATGTACAAAGACACACCGGACACAAAAATGCAAGAATACAGTGTACACAACCACCCCTGAAAGGATCAATCTCTGGCATCCCAAACCTTTAAAAAAGTAAATCTCCAAGGCCATGGATAGTCAAAGTGGGACATTTGAACTCCCGCTGCCTGTCAGTGCTGTAACTCCAGTTAGTGTTCGGACAATGAGCTTACAGCAGGCCACAAAAGGTACAGATAAAGTGCTTTTCTTTACATGACAGAAATAATTAAGTGAGTAGAAATTAACTCTAGGATCTCTCACAAATAACCCATAGATACCACACTTCTGAAGTATTCAAACCAAAATGAAATGGAAGAGAAAAACgtttggaaaaaaaaaaaaacgtataaaTAACGTTACATCGACATATCCAACTAGCAATGCTGAAGAAGGCTACAAGGATGAAACACTGTATTATAGAATAAACTACAGTACTATCTCTGGATGGAACAGTTTCACATTTGGAAAGTAAAGAACTTAGAGTAAGACTTCTCACCAGCAATGTTGCGGATATACTTCCTGGTCTATTCGAAAAGAGTTGCTGGGCTTCCAATGAGGATGGCACTGGGACTGAACGGACCTGACAAGGTCCTCTGACTGGTTGTCGATGAACCGCTTCACGACCAATCGGTCGAGAGGACCGTTCACAAAAGCAGCAGTATGGAGATCTTATGGGATTGTAGAACGGTCAACTTAAATCGTTATGGATAATAAATGGTTACAGATAATAAATACATTCTGATTTGTAGTGTGTTGCTATTCAGTTCTATTGAAATATGGTTAcatctaaaaaataaaatacaaaattgaGGAATTGTTCCGTGTAGTCCATGAGATGCCTCAAAATTGCCCTTTCTTGCTCCCTTATCCAGTCAACAACACTCCACCTGAGCGGCCATTTTCCTCCAGCCATGTGGAGGGGGGGGAAATGCTGTATAAATAGTGACCGTGGAAACTGCacacgctccctctctctcctggggaTAGACGACTCAAGAGCCTTAGAGTTCCGCAACCTCTGACAGAAGACCATTCTTCAGTCTTCAGACTctacacagagcgagagagagagagagagagagagagagagagagagagagagagagagagagagagagagagagagagagagagagagagagagagggagaaagaacaaACAGAGTAATGAGATTGAGCAAATAATGGCAGTACAAGTTTCCCATGGAGGGACATTCTAACTGCAGGCCTAGACTTTGCACTGGGAGAGTCGTGCATGTAGAATAGATGGATTCTTACTTCACCATTCAAGATAGAACATTTCGACGTGAATCCAAGACACCGTCTTAACTTTCAGAAGTCACGCTTGGAAAATCTCTGGACAGCTGACATGGCAAAAACTATTTCCATCATGAGTGATAGAAAGAGTGGCATTCTCAAGAGCTTCTGGTGAGCATTATGAACAGAGCTCAGTACAGGTACCTTCACAGAGCTACTGAGGCGTCGCCAGAGCAAACAGTGGTCCTGGGAGCTGTCTGGCTGCATCATATCACCCTGAGACAATATTTAacctagaggtgtgtgtgtgtgtgtgtatgtatgaaggGCCTGGTGCTTGGCTACATGGGGTCTGATTCCACACAATCAACAAACGGATACCAGGGGAATAAGGGCTTGGGCTTTTGATTGATCAGGCCTAACAATGTTTTATGACAACTACGGGGTAGGCAGGCTGAGACCAAATCATAAGTCCCTGGGTTCAGTCAACCAAAATCATGAAACTTAAAAAATGAACAGGTCTTGTACTTTACAACTAACTAAAGTTCGATGGTTCCCTACCCTGAAAGCATTCTATGAGCCAGGATAAACAAATGTATGGTTCAGATTTCTttacacagccattacacttcagctaactttagccaccgcTAGCTAAAAATCTACCAGAATGATGGGCGCAAACGTGCACTTTTCTAAAATTTCATGACCAAATCAACTCAATGACTTGGTGGGACGTTACTGAAAAGGTGATTTGGTTGAACTCACATTGATTTATAGCTAGCCATGGCTAAAATCTGCTTAAGTTTGTAGTGGCTGTTTAAagtaatataatatatgccatttagcagaagcttttcCCAAAACGACTTACAATCATGCGtgcgtacatttttttttacaggcTTAGTtcgttagaaccttcgtaggagcatcATTAAATCTCTGAGCAGTTTCCCCAAAACCATTGAAACTAAAGTTGCACTTGAAAAACACTCATTATTTATAGGGCTggaaattgccagggacctcacgatacgatattatcacaatacttaagtgttgatacgatatgtattgcgattctcgtgattctacagtgccttcagacagtattcctaacccttgacttattacacattttgttgtgttacaggatgaattaaaaatggattcaatctatttttttcccccacccatctacacacaataacccataaatgacaaagtgaaaacatgtttagatattttcgcaaatgtataaaaaagttCAAACAGAAATATGTTTCACTGTCTCTTTGTGACCGCAGATGACAACAAAGTTGACTACCATTGTAGTCAACTACCAAAGTTGCAAATGTCTTCGCAATTGTTACAAACAAGGTAAGGACAAAcagatgcttcaaatgaaaacagATGAATCCATTAaaagataaatacagtatatgGTACATAGGGTTGTATATTTAAATCATATTGAAACCAATTTCATGTTCAATAAATGAGTTATTTCTTTGCTAATTGTAGGCTAAGCTATTGTCTGTAATTGTTGCCTCAATATACTACTTTATGATGTGTAACAACATGTgcgcaatgatgtgccaaatctgtgaattagtgcattattatagggtagtctaagcattagaataagccgaCTCAATATTAGCAGCCATATAGGCCAGGTGATAATATCGCTATTAGAGTTGATCTGTCGTCAGTATTGTGGAAGAATTCTAATGTTTATGATCCGAGAGCAGCGCTGCCTTTCTTTTGATCCTGTCAGTATTGACAGATGCGCCGACGACGGACGCACTTGGTGAGCGTTCTCTCTACGAGGCGTTTCAGGAAATGCATGTGACATCGTCGGCCGTTTTAAGAACGACGCATCGTTAAAAACACTTGTAAGCTTCAGTTCCATCCCTATCAGGAAACCGGGCCCTGCTTAGTTAGTTGTAAAAATGCCAAACATTCTTTAAGCAAATACAACCCCAAAAAACAAATTAAGAATATTTTACTATACAACATTTCCATGCCTGTATGTATGAGGTAAGCAAAAATGTAGTTTAGACATTCAAAGAGAGGGTGGGTATTTTGCCTGAACATTGCCCAACATGTATCCTTAATCCAAGGTACCGGAATAGTGTATTTAGTGAACAAACTCACAAATGGTCTGAGTGTTGTGGACTCACCTACGTTTCGCAGTGAGAGGTGAGTAGAGAGGTTATCTCGGGGCTCATGTGGCCCACGGCCTTGGCAGCTTCCACGATGGCTCGCCGGTACATCCCTTTCTTCTTGCGGTTGAATCGCGACCTGAAGAACTCCCGGAAGGGGGAGAGTTTGGCAACGGACAGCTGGGAGGTAGTGGGCGAACCGAACCAGGCCACCTTGGCCTCTGGCCACTGGGCCTCGCAGATAGACTCCTCTTTGCGGCTGCCGCTGATGCTGAGCACCCTCGCCGGCCACCAGGGGAACCCATGGATCTTCCCCCACACCACGTCTCCCACGGCCACCGCGTGGCCCTCCTCCGTCACGCACTTGGTCATGCTACGTGTGTGCAGGCGCACGGTGAGTGGCGGCACAGTCTTGCTGTCCTCTTGTGAGATCGAGGAGGACATGGAGGAAATGTGCTCGCCGGGCGCTAGGTCGCACAGCTCTGGGGACGTGCCGTCTGAGCTGAAGGATTTGGATTCGTCTAGACTGTCTGTGCTGCACACGGACAGGCTGGAGGAGTCCGCTTTCCTCTTGCGAAGGTTGATGAGCAGCGCAAGGTCACTTTGGCCTCGGTCTGCCTCCTCTCCAGAGCTCCCCGACCACAGCTCCATGGGGGTCTTCTCCCCAGAGTCCTCCGAGTGGGGCAGGGGATGAGGGACCGGGACCCTGAGGCTCTTTCTGCTCTGCCTCTCTACCAGCTCCGCATCGTAGACCGTCAGGCTGTCCTCTCCGTCCCCCAGGGTCCTCACTCGGATCTTGGGGGAGGGGAAGTCCAGGCCGGCCGTTGGGGGCCTGGGGAGCTTGAGTTTGGGAATGGACACGGTCAGGCCCGTCCTGGTGGCGTCCAGGATGTGGCGCTGTTCCtgggtctgggttagggtggtgGGCTCGGGCACCTTGCCCTGTTGGCCTTTTAGGCTGTTTTGCATCAGCTGCTTAGGGCAGAAGGGCTTGACAGAGCCGTGGACCCGAGCTGGGATCTTCATGACCTCGCCCTTGCCTTGCGGAGTGCTGTATGAGATCTTGATGACCGGGCTGTGGGGAATGATGTCCACTGCAGGGAACTTTGGTTCCTCATCCCTCTTGTCCTTCCGGAGCCGCTTGCTGTCATAGCCGGTGGGGCCATTCTCCCGCCTCTTGCTGTTATCCTTGGTGGCATCTGCATCCTCTTTCCTGGCCAACTTCACAGACCCGTCTTTGGAGTCTTCATCGCTCTGTGGAGCGTTCTCCTTCCTGGAAGCCTTGGTTGTGGGCATCCCGTCCTTACTGTCCTCGTCACTATTCAGTGTGTTCTTACACTTCTCGCACAATACCTGCCGGGGGCGGAGTCTGATGGTGCTCATGGTCATCTGCCCGGGCTCTCGGGTCCGCCTCTTCTTCCTTTTAATGGTTCGTGGAGGTGGCTGAGGTACCCATTGACCATAGCTGTGGCGCACCCAAATGGGCTGAGGGAAGGGAGCTCCTTCAAAATATGGAGGGTATGGACCCTGCCCGGCAGGTACTGGTGTGGGCAGAGGGGCAGGGAGACTGGCACCTAGTGGGTCATTTTCAGGGAGCGTGTTTTCATCCTTTGGTCTATGATGTGAAGCCTGGCTGGGAGGTTTAGTAACAGGCTCCTCTCTCAGGACTTCAGGGATTTCACAACCAGGTTTCAATGCAGGGCATTCCACTGGCTTTGTTGTGATATCCGGTAGGCAGAAAAGCCCAGTCCTATAAGAAAAAGTGTGAAAGAAAATGACTTTAGTATGCTTTGTAGCTTCTGGATTATAAGATCCAATCATGATGAAGTCAAATTGTTTGCACTCAACTTTATCATTGTGGATAATGCAAGAATTTAAACTCTTTAGTTTAAGTTCCTGTTCAGGTCAAGAACATTAGCTCGACTAAATCTAAGCACAACAAATGCACTCCTCTGTCTGACCTTGTTGCAACCAAACCTCTTATGATTGCAACACTTTAGTTTGTGTAAAAGGCAGCACATTTATCACCTGTGTTGGGTTTTCTACTGGAGTGGGGGTTGGGAGACAACAAGCAAGCAGGTCGTTGTCTAGTTAGCCTATAGCCCAGGCCTACAGCCTTGCGCTTCAAACTGAAAATGCTggagtgtgtgttttctctgtaaATTCACATGTTCCTTTTCATGCCAGTGGACTGCAGGCGTGACGTGTCCAAGCCGGGCTTCTCTAAGGAGCCATTTGAAAAGGGAGTTGAGAGCAGCcaaggcagcagcagcaacatggCTGTGCTCCACTCTGCTGTCAGAGACAGCAGACAAAGAGGCTACAGGATACCCAGGAGCCCCCTCCACTCCATCTGACTGAACAAAAACAACCCTGTGAATCACTCGGGACCCAGAGAGAGCCAGGAGATTCACTTGTTTTCGCATCAGTGTCTGCTGGGTGCTTGTGTGTTATGAGATTATTAATTAAAGCACATTTAGGCAGCCCGAAAGGCGTTTCCCCATGAGCGGCTATTGTCACATTTAAATAAAGAGGCCCGGCGAGGCCTGTTTCCTGTGCTTTAGAGGAGACCTTTAAAGGCCCTTCTTGAGCAACAAAATCTCAGCCATCACAATGATTGACACAGGCTGGACATAGGGTTTGTCATGGCCTGTTAACCACTGTTTCCATTTAAAATATAATGCTGTACATACACTACAACCAAATAAAGAGATCCTGCACAAAGGATACATGACATGGAAACTGGAGACACACAATTAAGGGAAATGCATTTCTATAAACCTAAAGGAAGAACTCACATTTTGACATTCACAAAGCAAAATAAGCCTGTATGCCAAACCGCTGTTCTTCGTTTAAGCTTAGATCTTTTCCACTGGGGAAGGTCAATCTCAAGGCATTTGGAGTGATCTATCACATGAACGTGTAGTTCTACATGTCTCAGTGAAGGCCTACCGATATGAAAAGCTGGTAAGATTCTTATGCTGAGATTCTGagtctataaataaataaacccaGTGGCATTTAAAAAAGGTGCACCCACTGCACTAGCATGTACTAG is a window of Salmo salar chromosome ssa18, Ssal_v3.1, whole genome shotgun sequence DNA encoding:
- the LOC106576773 gene encoding PWWP domain-containing protein 2B isoform X2 translates to MEAVAEELRAGSRIPVTVDQIVNDTLVVTLTYQERCYMGILLDCNKKTGLFCLPDITTKPVECPALKPGCEIPEVLREEPVTKPPSQASHHRPKDENTLPENDPLGASLPAPLPTPVPAGQGPYPPYFEGAPFPQPIWVRHSYGQWVPQPPPRTIKRKKRRTREPGQMTMSTIRLRPRQVLCEKCKNTLNSDEDSKDGMPTTKASRKENAPQSDEDSKDGSVKLARKEDADATKDNSKRRENGPTGYDSKRLRKDKRDEEPKFPAVDIIPHSPVIKISYSTPQGKGEVMKIPARVHGSVKPFCPKQLMQNSLKGQQGKVPEPTTLTQTQEQRHILDATRTGLTVSIPKLKLPRPPTAGLDFPSPKIRVRTLGDGEDSLTVYDAELVERQSRKSLRVPVPHPLPHSEDSGEKTPMELWSGSSGEEADRGQSDLALLINLRKRKADSSSLSVCSTDSLDESKSFSSDGTSPELCDLAPGEHISSMSSSISQEDSKTVPPLTVRLHTRSMTKCVTEEGHAVAVGDVVWGKIHGFPWWPARVLSISGSRKEESICEAQWPEAKVAWFGSPTTSQLSVAKLSPFREFFRSRFNRKKKGMYRRAIVEAAKAVGHMSPEITSLLTSHCET
- the LOC106576773 gene encoding PWWP domain-containing protein 2B isoform X1 is translated as MEAVAEELRAGSRIPVTVDQIVNDTLVVTLTYQERCYMGILLDCNKKTGLFCLPDITTKPVECPALKPGCEIPEVLREEPVTKPPSQASHHRPKDENTLPENDPLGASLPAPLPTPVPAGQGPYPPYFEGAPFPQPIWVRHSYGQWVPQPPPRTIKRKKRRTREPGQMTMSTIRLRPRQVLCEKCKNTLNSDEDSKDGMPTTKASRKENAPQSDEDSKDGSVKLARKEDADATKDNSKRRENGPTGYDSKRLRKDKRDEEPKFPAVDIIPHSPVIKISYSTPQGKGEVMKIPARVHGSVKPFCPKQLMQNSLKGQQGKVPEPTTLTQTQEQRHILDATRTGLTVSIPKLKLPRPPTAGLDFPSPKIRVRTLGDGEDSLTVYDAELVERQSRKSLRVPVPHPLPHSEDSGEKTPMELWSGSSGEEADRGQSDLALLINLRKRKADSSSLSVCSTDSLDESKSFSSDGTSPELCDLAPGEHISSMSSSISQEDSKTVPPLTVRLHTRSMTKCVTEEGHAVAVGDVVWGKIHGFPWWPARVLSISGSRKEESICEAQWPEAKVAWFGSPTTSQLSVAKLSPFREFFRSRFNRKKKGMYRRAIVEAAKAVGHMSPEITSLLTSHCETV
- the LOC106576773 gene encoding PWWP domain-containing protein 2B isoform X3; its protein translation is MLLDRIPELTRTGLFCLPDITTKPVECPALKPGCEIPEVLREEPVTKPPSQASHHRPKDENTLPENDPLGASLPAPLPTPVPAGQGPYPPYFEGAPFPQPIWVRHSYGQWVPQPPPRTIKRKKRRTREPGQMTMSTIRLRPRQVLCEKCKNTLNSDEDSKDGMPTTKASRKENAPQSDEDSKDGSVKLARKEDADATKDNSKRRENGPTGYDSKRLRKDKRDEEPKFPAVDIIPHSPVIKISYSTPQGKGEVMKIPARVHGSVKPFCPKQLMQNSLKGQQGKVPEPTTLTQTQEQRHILDATRTGLTVSIPKLKLPRPPTAGLDFPSPKIRVRTLGDGEDSLTVYDAELVERQSRKSLRVPVPHPLPHSEDSGEKTPMELWSGSSGEEADRGQSDLALLINLRKRKADSSSLSVCSTDSLDESKSFSSDGTSPELCDLAPGEHISSMSSSISQEDSKTVPPLTVRLHTRSMTKCVTEEGHAVAVGDVVWGKIHGFPWWPARVLSISGSRKEESICEAQWPEAKVAWFGSPTTSQLSVAKLSPFREFFRSRFNRKKKGMYRRAIVEAAKAVGHMSPEITSLLTSHCETV